Proteins encoded within one genomic window of uncultured Desulfobacter sp.:
- a CDS encoding transposase: MSKPITGKNHVGERREKRPNGDIYVYERITAYNEKTRKTYTVSQKLKGKIKSGTQKIVPTRPKKRKGEGSIPGATRQHTGLTDILEWVGKASGIDDDVYASFSEGDAAKILSIARYWIGSGGNTLPRLESWQVMHPLPYHEGITEDVYGNLFKNVGRNEEGVQRYFSARAEHLGKSPVVAFDSTTISTYSENQSEARQGFNKAQDGLNTIKLLTLYSVKSGEPIAFSKQPGNVPDVISIENTLTQLKCLHLEKPLVVTDNGYYSQKNMMEFSLRNVKFLTLVDPNITWIRETVDALRPSIASMSSTCPFDPSICGATSCLTHQFSKVRQRSRNGTAAGEKETFSRRLYVHIYYSPDNEAKKELAFRKDLLDLKMLVEENTTEFTESAQRKIDKYLTSSRKGRGGQLKVGFNDEAIAEAKKYFGYFALVSNQAMDTFTALENYRLREKIEELFAVQKGRLDGARPRTWYPDNLRGRQFTQFVSLGYHLHFAWIKNNFCIILKMHC; this comes from the coding sequence ATGTCTAAACCAATAACAGGGAAAAATCACGTTGGAGAGCGGCGTGAAAAGCGTCCGAATGGTGACATTTACGTCTATGAACGGATAACGGCCTACAACGAAAAGACCAGGAAGACATATACGGTCAGTCAAAAACTTAAAGGCAAAATCAAGTCGGGAACCCAAAAAATTGTGCCGACTCGTCCGAAAAAACGCAAAGGAGAAGGAAGCATTCCCGGTGCAACACGGCAGCATACCGGACTCACGGACATCTTAGAATGGGTTGGAAAGGCGTCTGGTATTGATGATGATGTATATGCTTCATTCAGTGAGGGCGATGCCGCAAAAATATTGTCTATCGCACGTTACTGGATCGGATCCGGCGGTAATACGCTGCCACGCCTTGAAAGTTGGCAAGTGATGCACCCACTTCCATATCATGAAGGAATCACGGAAGACGTGTATGGCAATCTGTTTAAAAATGTTGGACGAAATGAAGAAGGCGTTCAACGCTATTTTTCAGCTCGAGCTGAACACCTGGGGAAATCTCCTGTGGTAGCGTTTGATTCGACCACAATCTCGACCTATTCTGAAAATCAGTCGGAGGCAAGACAAGGGTTCAACAAAGCTCAAGACGGACTCAACACGATCAAGCTTTTAACCCTATATTCCGTGAAGTCTGGCGAACCAATAGCCTTCTCCAAACAACCAGGCAATGTTCCGGATGTTATCTCTATTGAAAACACTCTGACACAGCTTAAATGCCTCCATCTTGAAAAACCTCTGGTTGTTACTGATAACGGCTACTATAGCCAGAAAAACATGATGGAATTTTCCTTGCGCAATGTGAAATTTTTGACCCTGGTTGACCCCAACATTACCTGGATCCGTGAGACAGTTGATGCACTTCGCCCAAGTATAGCGAGTATGTCCAGCACCTGCCCGTTTGATCCGTCAATTTGTGGCGCAACTTCGTGCTTAACACACCAGTTCAGTAAAGTTCGCCAGCGGTCACGCAACGGCACAGCTGCCGGTGAAAAAGAGACATTCTCGCGCCGCCTGTATGTCCACATTTATTATTCCCCCGACAATGAAGCCAAGAAAGAACTCGCCTTTCGCAAGGATTTGCTTGACCTAAAGATGCTGGTGGAAGAGAACACAACAGAATTTACGGAATCAGCGCAAAGAAAAATAGACAAGTACCTGACAAGCTCCAGAAAGGGGCGTGGGGGACAGTTGAAGGTTGGGTTCAACGATGAGGCCATTGCCGAAGCAAAAAAATACTTTGGCTATTTCGCCCTTGTCAGCAATCAGGCTATGGACACATTTACAGCGCTTGAAAACTACCGGCTGCGTGAAAAAATTGAAGAACTTTTTGCCGTGCAAAAGGGGAGACTCGACGGCGCTCGGCCGCGCACATGGTATCCTGACAATTTGCGTGGGAGACAATTTACACAATTTGTCTCTCTGGGTTATCACTTACATTTCGCATGGATAAAAAATAATTTTTGCATTATCCTCAAAATGCATTGTTAA
- the nhaD gene encoding sodium:proton antiporter NhaD: protein MKDTIKLIIITIGLLMFPVMAFAQTEAAHAAGSGLAGTVYGYLAVIFFIGAYALVPLENNIHLRKSKPVLLAAGVIWVLVSLAYTGIGDTHTAHDAIKHSLIEYAELFLFLLAAMTYINAMEERNVFQRLRAILVSRGLSLRKIFWITGILAFFISPVADNLTTALLMGAVAMAVGGNNKGFISIACINIVVAANAGGAFSPFGDITTLMVWQKGKIAFSQFFAIFIPSLVNWLVPAVIMSLFVDKDVPEALDESVTMKYGAWVIMGLFGATIVTAVCFHNMLHLPPAAGMMLGLGYLGMFSFHIKRHENRTNKYDPILGAREIDCTPSSDLTSFDIMKKISRAEWDTLLFFYGIILCVGGLAQFGYLALISQFMYLDLGATWANTLVGVLSAILDNIPVMFAVLTMDPAMSHGQWLLVTLTAGTGGSMLAIGSAAGVALMGAARGTYTFGGHLKWTPVIALGYALSIICHLLLNRALM, encoded by the coding sequence ATGAAAGATACAATTAAATTGATAATTATTACGATCGGATTGCTGATGTTTCCGGTCATGGCTTTTGCCCAGACTGAGGCTGCCCATGCCGCGGGTTCCGGATTGGCAGGTACCGTATACGGATATCTTGCGGTGATTTTTTTTATTGGTGCCTATGCCCTGGTTCCACTGGAGAATAATATCCATTTAAGAAAGAGCAAACCCGTGCTGCTGGCAGCCGGCGTAATATGGGTTCTTGTGTCGCTGGCCTATACCGGTATCGGGGACACCCACACCGCCCATGATGCCATCAAGCACAGCCTGATTGAATATGCTGAACTGTTTTTGTTTTTGCTGGCGGCCATGACCTACATTAATGCCATGGAGGAACGCAATGTGTTCCAACGGCTGAGGGCCATTCTGGTTTCCCGGGGCCTTTCTTTGAGGAAAATTTTTTGGATTACCGGGATCCTTGCTTTTTTTATCTCCCCGGTGGCGGATAATCTGACCACGGCATTGCTCATGGGGGCGGTGGCTATGGCAGTTGGGGGAAATAATAAAGGCTTCATCAGTATTGCTTGCATCAATATTGTGGTGGCGGCCAATGCCGGTGGTGCGTTTTCGCCGTTTGGGGATATTACCACCCTGATGGTCTGGCAAAAGGGCAAGATCGCTTTTTCCCAATTTTTTGCCATTTTTATCCCTTCACTGGTCAACTGGCTGGTGCCGGCTGTGATCATGAGCCTGTTTGTGGATAAGGATGTTCCCGAGGCCCTGGACGAATCCGTCACGATGAAGTACGGAGCCTGGGTCATTATGGGGCTGTTTGGGGCAACGATTGTGACGGCTGTTTGTTTCCACAATATGCTGCATCTTCCCCCGGCAGCCGGCATGATGCTGGGCCTTGGATATCTTGGGATGTTTTCTTTTCATATCAAACGCCATGAAAATCGAACGAATAAATACGACCCAATTCTTGGGGCACGTGAGATCGACTGCACACCTTCGTCTGACTTAACATCTTTTGACATCATGAAAAAGATATCCAGGGCCGAATGGGATACCTTATTGTTTTTCTATGGCATTATCCTTTGTGTGGGAGGACTGGCCCAGTTCGGATACCTTGCGCTGATTTCCCAATTTATGTATCTGGATCTCGGGGCCACCTGGGCCAATACCCTTGTGGGTGTTCTGTCTGCCATTTTGGATAATATTCCCGTGATGTTTGCCGTTCTCACCATGGATCCGGCCATGTCACACGGCCAATGGCTTCTGGTTACCCTGACAGCCGGTACCGGCGGCAGTATGCTGGCTATCGGCTCTGCGGCCGGCGTAGCGCTCATGGGCGCTGCGCGGGGGACCTATACGTTTGGCGGGCACCTGAAATGGACCCCGGTGATCGCTCTGGGTTATGCCTTAAGTATTATATGCCACCTGCTACTCAACAGGGCTTTGATGTAA
- a CDS encoding DNRLRE domain-containing protein, with translation MNATIRKSLAALFIVAISASTGFAGFIIDHTSTDLSRIPDQWITAVKTDLQIAYSHTSHGSQIITGLNALANFPTYAEKYQWSSSESGNSAVLCLRDQAISSPPDLSQGDTDNDGNGYADWADATYNYLTAIDGEGNYVHDTINVVMWSWCNIAGHDIDRYLASMEWLIGLFSTGGSHARADVLPVQFVFMTAHANGGGEFDSSDTPNRQIRQHCIDNDRILFDFSDIENYNPDNAYFLDKLLNDTLDYDSDNDGSRDANWASEFLATYPGGELDQLTHGEGVEDYSGCSSCAHSDGGGTDARLNCVLKGRAAWTLFACLAGWDGGSGPYPPVSPNGLQLQADSLAGEILVTWQDNSDNEDGFIIEIQVDGEWEVLFTTGPDIVSYLHSGLSDGTYTYRVSAYADDLGRSQPTAADSAVISNLPPESPSNLTSTLDGLEVQLTWQDNSDNEANFTVYQRVDQEEFEAVAVLDPDVTTHTVQNLIPYHDYTFQVTAQNSIGTSNPSNTTTVYVTAEALTVRLQTPDTDVTDAFLQSAAPDTNYGSTQYLSNFDRFIIRFNLPDDVMGKKIISARLGLYVWSVSADTVGENFNLYRVGQDWTEDDVTWNSAGSDGQGGLTAWTTPGGDPQEVAVVMPFTNADNLYDHQYLDEVELQAIVQEWADGTMPNYGLVLDSATYSFGLKASEYSAGRPYLEIIYTHKIDCVVDFNGDADVDGEDLFQFLVQYSETCLGTMAAHFGESGEEM, from the coding sequence ATGAACGCTACAATAAGAAAAAGTCTGGCAGCCTTATTCATCGTTGCCATATCCGCGAGTACCGGCTTTGCCGGATTTATCATTGACCATACCAGCACAGATCTTTCCCGGATTCCGGATCAGTGGATCACTGCTGTAAAAACCGATCTTCAAATTGCATACAGCCATACGTCCCACGGCAGCCAGATTATCACCGGGTTGAATGCGTTGGCCAATTTTCCGACTTATGCGGAAAAATACCAGTGGAGCAGCAGCGAAAGCGGCAATTCTGCAGTGTTGTGTTTGCGGGACCAAGCCATATCATCCCCTCCGGATTTGAGCCAGGGTGATACGGACAATGACGGGAACGGCTACGCCGACTGGGCCGATGCCACCTATAACTATCTTACGGCAATTGACGGTGAAGGCAATTACGTCCATGATACAATCAATGTTGTCATGTGGTCCTGGTGTAATATTGCCGGGCACGACATTGATCGATACCTTGCCAGTATGGAATGGCTCATTGGTTTGTTCAGTACCGGAGGGTCCCATGCAAGGGCCGACGTGCTTCCGGTGCAGTTTGTTTTTATGACCGCCCACGCCAATGGTGGCGGAGAATTTGACTCTTCGGACACGCCCAACCGGCAGATTCGTCAGCACTGTATTGATAATGACCGGATTCTTTTTGATTTTTCCGATATTGAAAATTATAACCCGGACAATGCGTATTTTTTGGATAAACTGTTGAACGATACCCTGGATTACGATTCAGATAATGATGGATCCCGTGATGCCAACTGGGCTTCAGAATTTTTGGCAACGTATCCTGGCGGCGAACTGGATCAGCTGACCCATGGAGAAGGTGTTGAGGACTACAGCGGCTGCAGCAGTTGTGCCCATTCTGATGGCGGCGGTACCGATGCCAGGCTTAACTGTGTTCTGAAAGGCCGGGCCGCATGGACCCTGTTTGCTTGCCTGGCCGGCTGGGATGGCGGCTCCGGCCCATATCCGCCGGTGAGCCCCAACGGTCTGCAGCTCCAGGCAGATTCCCTTGCCGGTGAAATTCTGGTGACCTGGCAGGACAACAGCGATAATGAAGACGGGTTTATCATTGAAATCCAGGTCGACGGCGAATGGGAAGTCCTGTTCACCACAGGGCCGGATATCGTCAGCTACCTACATTCCGGCCTTTCTGACGGTACTTATACCTACCGGGTTTCGGCGTATGCAGACGATCTTGGCCGGTCTCAGCCTACGGCTGCCGACTCCGCCGTTATTTCCAACCTGCCGCCGGAAAGCCCTTCCAACCTCACATCAACGCTCGACGGTCTTGAGGTCCAGCTCACCTGGCAGGACAATAGTGATAACGAGGCCAATTTTACGGTGTATCAGCGTGTGGACCAGGAAGAATTTGAAGCCGTTGCCGTTCTTGATCCCGATGTGACAACGCACACGGTACAGAATCTGATTCCGTATCATGATTATACGTTTCAAGTCACCGCACAAAACAGTATCGGTACGTCAAACCCTTCCAATACAACCACGGTTTACGTGACTGCAGAAGCTTTAACCGTTCGCCTTCAAACGCCTGATACTGATGTCACCGATGCATTTTTACAAAGCGCGGCCCCGGACACCAACTATGGCAGCACTCAATATCTAAGCAATTTTGACCGTTTCATTATCCGGTTTAATCTCCCCGATGATGTGATGGGCAAAAAAATTATCTCTGCCCGGCTGGGACTTTATGTCTGGTCTGTGTCTGCTGATACCGTTGGAGAGAATTTTAATCTGTATCGTGTGGGGCAGGACTGGACAGAAGATGATGTTACCTGGAATTCGGCAGGTTCGGACGGCCAGGGTGGGCTGACAGCCTGGACAACACCAGGTGGTGATCCCCAGGAAGTTGCGGTGGTTATGCCGTTTACCAACGCGGACAACCTCTACGACCACCAGTATCTCGATGAAGTGGAATTGCAAGCCATTGTCCAGGAGTGGGCTGATGGAACCATGCCAAATTACGGCTTGGTGCTTGATTCAGCTACTTATAGCTTTGGCTTAAAAGCCAGCGAATATAGTGCCGGCAGACCTTATCTTGAGATTATCTATACCCACAAAATTGACTGTGTTGTAGATTTTAACGGAGATGCAGATGTTGATGGAGAAGATCTCTTCCAATTTTTGGTGCAATATTCTGAAACTTGTTTAGGGACCATGGCAGCCCATTTTGGGGAATCTGGCGAGGAAATGTAG
- a CDS encoding IS1634 family transposase, translated as MAHFHIKKKKGRPYLYVREIARVNGKPKVISQTYIGSPDRVASLVKGQSQEITTLKAEEFGALWLAQQADKDFDLCSMIDEIIPPADREKGPSIGEYFLYCVWNRMIETVSKNKLSDWYKRTAIQHIRPVDLNELSCKRYWDKWDRVDEKTLNTIISKFFRRLWQVEKPSSDCLLFDTTNYYTFMGSQTLSKIACRGKNKEGRHHLRQIGLGLLVARDTRLPLFYSIYPGNIHDSKHFESIMEEMFRVACDLNNTKERLTIVIDKGMNSEGNYTWIDEHSRVHFITTYSTYFAQELAATPLDRFEIADTARNRRLIDEERREECQLAYRTKKEYWGKERSVIITYNPRTARKKSYTFESKLDTIRQELLAMRTKVKEGAAHWKKAEDVQARYIRLCQRLHMAPDLFTLNFETSANGLNMSFRKDPYIVKQKKLMFGKNIIITDNTDWATKDIIEASLDRWQVEDRFRLSKNEDLVGVQPIRHWTDSKIKCHLFTCVAAMAYLRRIELKLKSAGIERTAENVMDDMKHLHSILTLPKGARKPTRRLETPSKTQAEVLSAFGHHINEGGVLQPVT; from the coding sequence ATGGCACATTTCCATATCAAGAAGAAAAAAGGAAGACCCTACCTGTATGTCAGGGAGATCGCCCGGGTAAACGGTAAGCCCAAGGTTATTTCTCAAACCTATATTGGTTCACCGGATCGGGTAGCCAGTCTTGTAAAAGGCCAGTCTCAGGAAATAACCACTTTAAAGGCTGAAGAATTCGGTGCACTGTGGTTGGCCCAGCAAGCAGATAAAGACTTTGATCTTTGCTCTATGATTGATGAGATTATTCCACCGGCCGATCGGGAAAAAGGACCTTCAATAGGGGAATATTTCCTTTATTGTGTCTGGAATCGCATGATTGAGACCGTCAGTAAAAACAAATTATCGGATTGGTATAAGAGAACCGCGATCCAGCATATACGCCCTGTCGATCTAAACGAACTCTCATGCAAACGATACTGGGACAAGTGGGACCGAGTTGATGAAAAAACCTTAAACACGATCATATCGAAGTTCTTCAGACGATTATGGCAGGTCGAAAAGCCTTCGTCTGATTGTCTGTTATTTGATACCACTAATTATTATACCTTCATGGGAAGCCAAACTTTGTCGAAAATTGCGTGCAGAGGTAAAAACAAGGAAGGCAGGCATCATCTCAGACAGATCGGCCTCGGCCTTTTGGTTGCACGAGACACCAGACTCCCTTTATTTTATTCGATTTACCCAGGCAATATTCATGATAGCAAGCACTTTGAATCAATCATGGAAGAAATGTTTAGGGTGGCATGCGACCTGAACAATACCAAAGAGCGACTTACAATCGTTATTGACAAAGGAATGAATTCTGAAGGGAATTACACCTGGATTGACGAGCATTCCAGAGTCCATTTTATTACGACATATTCCACTTATTTTGCCCAGGAGCTTGCGGCTACCCCACTCGACCGGTTTGAAATTGCAGATACGGCCCGCAACAGAAGACTGATTGATGAAGAGCGCCGGGAAGAGTGTCAATTGGCATATCGAACTAAAAAAGAATACTGGGGCAAGGAGCGGAGCGTTATCATAACTTATAATCCCAGGACAGCCCGAAAGAAATCATACACCTTTGAGAGCAAGCTTGATACGATCCGACAGGAATTGCTTGCAATGAGAACGAAGGTTAAAGAAGGAGCAGCTCACTGGAAGAAAGCTGAGGACGTACAAGCCAGATATATCCGATTGTGTCAAAGGCTTCACATGGCCCCCGATTTATTTACTCTGAATTTTGAAACATCAGCAAACGGCTTGAATATGAGCTTCCGAAAAGATCCATATATAGTGAAACAAAAAAAGCTGATGTTCGGTAAAAATATTATCATCACAGATAATACGGACTGGGCGACAAAAGATATTATTGAAGCGAGTTTAGATCGATGGCAAGTTGAAGACCGCTTCCGTCTCAGTAAGAATGAAGACTTAGTAGGTGTGCAGCCGATCCGGCACTGGACTGACAGCAAAATTAAATGTCATTTATTTACATGTGTGGCCGCCATGGCTTACCTGCGTCGAATTGAATTAAAACTAAAGAGCGCCGGAATTGAACGGACAGCAGAGAACGTCATGGATGATATGAAGCATCTACATTCTATTCTGACTTTGCCGAAAGGGGCAAGAAAACCGACCAGGCGCCTTGAGACGCCGAGTAAGACCCAGGCCGAAGTCCTATCGGCCTTTGGCCATCATATTAATGAAGGTGGGGTCTTACAACCTGTTACCTGA
- a CDS encoding LysE family translocator: MFAALGLSAVLASSAVAFSTIKWIGAAYLIWLGIQSLRSKGTRMSVNNHVGPKGLLAIFRQGVLVSVLNPKVAVFFLAFLPQFVEAGAGPVSEQFFFHGSLIIFVAAFVEPPLILVGGKLTGYLNNNTKISRWMDRGLGALFVGLGIKLASSDRF, translated from the coding sequence ATTTTTGCGGCGCTTGGTCTGTCTGCTGTTCTGGCCTCTTCAGCGGTGGCATTTTCAACCATCAAATGGATTGGCGCGGCGTATCTGATTTGGCTTGGAATACAGTCTTTAAGGTCTAAAGGGACCCGTATGTCTGTTAATAATCATGTTGGGCCAAAAGGTTTGTTGGCAATATTTAGACAAGGTGTACTGGTCTCCGTATTAAATCCTAAAGTTGCTGTTTTCTTTCTGGCGTTTCTTCCGCAATTCGTTGAAGCCGGGGCAGGCCCTGTTAGTGAACAATTTTTTTTCCATGGTTCTCTTATTATTTTCGTAGCAGCTTTTGTTGAGCCGCCTTTAATTCTTGTTGGCGGCAAATTAACCGGCTATCTGAACAACAACACAAAAATTTCGCGATGGATGGATCGGGGCCTAGGCGCATTATTTGTTGGATTAGGCATTAAATTAGCGTCCAGTGACCGTTTCTAA
- a CDS encoding ATP-binding protein: protein MIKRYAGYGLLILDELGYVPFSKIGAELLFQVLTERHERRSIIITTNLGFGDWTQVFGDANLTAALLDRVTHRAHIIQCNWDSYRLKQTLKSRG from the coding sequence ATGATAAAACGATATGCCGGTTATGGGCTGTTGATTCTTGATGAATTGGGGTACGTCCCGTTCAGTAAAATCGGCGCTGAATTATTGTTCCAAGTCCTTACCGAGCGCCATGAAAGACGTTCGATCATCATCACTACCAATCTTGGTTTTGGTGATTGGACGCAGGTGTTTGGCGATGCAAATCTTACCGCTGCTCTGCTGGATCGTGTCACTCACCGGGCTCACATTATTCAATGTAACTGGGACAGTTATCGACTTAAACAGACTTTAAAATCGAGAGGATAA
- a CDS encoding DUF3696 domain-containing protein produces the protein MISKLSTHNYKAFEDLNIHLKPITILLGPNNTGKSSIISSFRILSQTLSSYDDNVSMLLYGELGDFGTYKDIIFGNNKRKHLNFDISFRLPMHKRPGSNRDKPLTTEQKVTISLAYRYRPGIKQIVLKSTEFRKKTQSLYKTNYSEDTERQTLHSINSREVPQSIKSPISSKLRLNNFLINYPFIPNQKYDFEADGVNIKTTQSLREASRLNLQVRSILTNFEYLSGMRIEPSRTFVYSGERRNRVGLNGQHAINLMVMDSLRKGSKQRMIKDKVVQWMKRAEICSNIEIRDLSERHYEIYIQHPNTGEYQNYADVGYGNSQILPVLVGGYNLPPNSIFAVEQPEIHLHPKAQSELGDFFLDLRDNQVQSIVETHSEHLVLRLQQHIASGKIKPIDLAVYYIYSVDGNKKAIKMRINEEGIFTTPWPEGFFPERLIEAKKLAMLRGF, from the coding sequence ATGATCTCTAAACTATCAACGCACAATTACAAAGCATTCGAGGATTTAAATATCCATTTAAAACCTATAACTATACTTCTTGGGCCTAACAATACCGGCAAATCCTCTATCATTTCATCTTTCAGAATATTATCACAAACATTAAGCAGTTACGATGATAATGTTTCTATGTTATTGTACGGTGAATTAGGTGATTTTGGCACATACAAAGATATCATTTTCGGAAATAATAAAAGAAAGCATCTTAATTTCGATATTTCATTTAGACTGCCTATGCATAAGCGTCCTGGCTCGAATAGAGATAAGCCGTTAACAACAGAACAAAAAGTTACTATTTCATTAGCTTATAGATATCGTCCAGGAATCAAGCAAATAGTTCTTAAATCCACCGAATTCAGAAAAAAAACACAGTCATTATATAAAACAAATTATTCTGAGGATACGGAGCGTCAAACACTACATTCGATAAATAGTAGAGAAGTTCCACAATCAATCAAATCCCCAATATCAAGCAAACTGAGACTTAATAATTTTTTAATTAATTATCCTTTTATACCAAATCAAAAGTATGATTTTGAGGCTGATGGCGTCAATATAAAAACTACTCAATCTCTTAGAGAGGCGTCAAGACTAAATTTACAAGTTAGAAGTATTTTAACTAATTTTGAATACTTAAGTGGAATGCGAATAGAGCCTTCAAGGACATTTGTGTATTCAGGAGAGCGCAGAAATCGAGTTGGACTAAATGGTCAACACGCTATCAATTTAATGGTTATGGATTCGCTCAGAAAAGGCTCAAAGCAAAGAATGATAAAAGACAAAGTCGTCCAATGGATGAAGAGGGCCGAGATTTGTTCTAATATAGAAATCAGGGACCTTTCAGAGAGACATTATGAGATATATATACAGCATCCTAACACAGGAGAGTATCAAAATTATGCGGACGTAGGATATGGTAATAGTCAAATTTTACCAGTACTTGTTGGAGGATATAATTTACCACCGAACTCCATTTTCGCAGTTGAGCAACCAGAGATACATCTTCATCCTAAAGCACAGTCAGAATTAGGTGATTTCTTTTTAGATTTGCGTGACAATCAGGTTCAAAGTATAGTGGAAACCCACAGTGAACATCTAGTACTCAGATTACAACAACACATTGCCAGCGGAAAAATCAAACCAATTGATCTTGCCGTGTATTATATCTACTCTGTTGATGGAAATAAAAAAGCTATAAAAATGCGTATTAACGAAGAAGGAATTTTCACGACTCCTTGGCCCGAAGGTTTTTTTCCAGAAAGATTAATTGAAGCTAAAAAATTAGCCATGTTGAGAGGATTTTGA
- the nudC gene encoding NAD(+) diphosphatase: MFIPSPSPASPEETAAWIFLFDQTGLVIDPETGQVPILKPYQAKALARNGLYPFGTLYGTPCCCGTLVDSLPESGLSIFELREFYRSAEEALRLAIACGRFIADLHTNAHFCGRCGTLTQIMEKDHGRVCPACGFHAYPRISPAVIMSVTRGDEILLARGTRFPKREMFSVLAGFTAPGETLEESVAREVYEETRIRVKNVQYVKSQPWPFPDSLMIGFTADYESGKINIDPKEIIEAQWFKVDQLPLIPDRYTLSGQMIRDFRMKQNK, translated from the coding sequence ATGTTTATCCCCTCACCGTCACCTGCATCCCCCGAAGAGACTGCAGCATGGATTTTTCTCTTTGACCAAACCGGACTGGTCATTGACCCTGAGACAGGACAAGTTCCTATCCTTAAACCTTACCAGGCAAAAGCCCTGGCCCGCAACGGCCTCTATCCCTTCGGAACGTTGTACGGCACCCCCTGCTGCTGCGGCACCCTGGTAGACAGCCTGCCGGAATCAGGTCTTTCAATATTCGAGCTCAGAGAATTCTACCGCAGCGCCGAAGAGGCCTTGCGCCTGGCCATTGCATGCGGTCGTTTTATAGCAGACCTGCACACCAATGCCCACTTTTGCGGCAGATGCGGCACCTTGACTCAAATCATGGAAAAGGATCACGGCAGGGTCTGCCCGGCCTGTGGCTTTCATGCCTACCCCAGAATCTCACCTGCCGTGATCATGAGTGTCACCCGGGGAGATGAAATTCTTTTGGCCCGGGGAACCCGATTTCCGAAAAGAGAGATGTTTTCCGTTTTGGCAGGATTTACAGCCCCGGGGGAAACCCTGGAGGAGAGTGTGGCCCGTGAAGTTTATGAAGAAACCCGGATTCGGGTCAAAAATGTTCAATATGTAAAAAGCCAGCCATGGCCCTTTCCGGACAGTCTGATGATCGGGTTTACGGCGGATTATGAGAGTGGCAAAATCAACATTGATCCCAAGGAAATTATAGAGGCACAATGGTTCAAGGTGGACCAACTGCCCTTGATCCCGGACCGCTATACCCTGTCCGGCCAGATGATCAGGGATTTTAGAATGAAACAAAACAAATAA
- a CDS encoding response regulator, translating to MCRSCLVVDDSKPMRTAIKRTILRAGFNDLKILEAKNGKEALSLLKSTPIDLIITDYNMPEMDGLEFITILKGKTGYKDIPVLLMTGEINEARLNKFKNIDVAVQIPKDIRPEELKPILSSTLNESV from the coding sequence ATGTGCCGCTCATGTTTAGTTGTCGATGATTCAAAACCGATGCGAACCGCAATCAAACGAACAATTCTTAGAGCAGGGTTTAATGATTTAAAAATTCTTGAGGCCAAGAACGGTAAAGAAGCGCTGAGTTTACTTAAAAGCACTCCCATCGATTTGATTATCACTGACTACAATATGCCTGAAATGGACGGCTTGGAATTCATAACAATTTTGAAAGGTAAAACAGGCTACAAAGATATACCTGTGCTACTCATGACTGGTGAAATTAATGAGGCCAGACTGAATAAATTTAAAAATATAGATGTCGCTGTGCAGATCCCAAAAGATATCAGACCGGAAGAACTCAAACCAATATTGTCGTCTACGTTAAACGAATCCGTATAA